In Pseudomonadota bacterium, a single window of DNA contains:
- a CDS encoding response regulator transcription factor has protein sequence MLLIDDDAKLAGMIRDYLRDHGFSVSIAATGTDGLRMQRTQTIDAVILDLMLPDIDGLEICKALRSFDNTPILMLTAKGDPMDRVVGLEVGADDYLPKPFEPRELLARLRALLRRSKSGGSVNLERHGRLEIDRDAMEARIDGRRCDLTAFQFQLLDLLSQGMGRVQTRDYLMNRLKGTNAGAFDRSIDVHISRIRAEIEDDPKHPRRVITVRGAGYVFARTQD, from the coding sequence ATCCTGTTGATTGACGATGACGCGAAGCTGGCCGGCATGATCCGAGACTATCTGCGGGATCACGGATTTTCCGTGTCAATCGCAGCGACAGGCACCGATGGACTTCGCATGCAGCGCACCCAGACCATCGATGCCGTGATCCTGGATCTCATGCTGCCTGACATTGACGGTTTGGAAATTTGCAAGGCGCTGCGAAGCTTCGACAACACGCCGATACTGATGCTCACCGCCAAGGGAGATCCCATGGACCGTGTTGTCGGACTGGAAGTTGGCGCCGATGACTATCTGCCGAAGCCATTCGAACCAAGAGAGTTGCTGGCGCGGCTGCGGGCGCTGCTAAGGCGCAGCAAGAGTGGTGGTTCGGTCAACCTGGAACGCCACGGCCGCTTGGAGATTGATCGCGATGCCATGGAGGCGCGGATCGATGGACGGCGTTGTGATCTCACCGCCTTTCAATTCCAGCTACTCGATCTGCTCTCGCAGGGCATGGGACGTGTCCAGACGCGAGACTATCTTATGAACAGACTAAAGGGCACGAACGCTGGTGCGTTTGACAGATCGATCGACGTCCATATCTCCCGCATTCGCGCGGAGATCGAAGATGATCCCAAGCACCCGCGTCGCGTGATTACGGTAAGGGGCGCCGGTTACGTGTTCGCCCGTACGCAGGACTGA